Below is a genomic region from Pyrococcus kukulkanii.
CCTCCCACATTGCCTTTTAAATTTAATCTTTTCCATATTGGGATAATTATCGTCAATAAATGATATAATGGTATTTAATTAACCACAATAAATTTAAATTCTCATTGAGGATACTTTGATTGGTGAATCCTCTATGATAGGTGCAGGTGGTATTGCCCTCATAATCCTGGGGATTTTCTTGCTGATAATGCTCTTGCTGAGCGTTAAGGTGATAAGACCTTACCAGAAAGGCCTAGTAGAAAGGCTAGGAAAGTTCAACAGGATCCTTGACCCTGGAATACACTTCATAATTCCCTTCATGGAGAGGGTAAAGATTGTGGATATGAGGGAGCACGTTATCGATGTTCCTCCCCAAGAAGTCATATGTAAGGACAACGTTGTAGTGACAGTAGATGCCGTTGTTTACTATCAGATCCTTGACCCCGTTAAGGCAGTTTACAACGTTAGCGACTTCTTAATGGCAATAGTTAAGCTTGCCCAGACAAATCTGAGGGCGATTATAGGTGAGATGGAGCTCGATGAAACCTTAAGCGGTAGGGATATAATCAACGCTCGTCTTCGCGAGGAGCTTGATAAAATAACGGATCGTTGGGGCGTTAAGATCACGAGGGTTGAGATACAGAGGATAGATCCACCAAAGGACATTCAGGAGGCAATGGCAAAACAGATGACTGCCGAGAGAGAAAAGAGGGCAATGATTTTACTTGCGGAAGGTAAGAAGGAAGCTGCCATTAGGGAGGCCGAAGGGCAGAAGCAGGCCGCAATATTAAAGGCCGAGGGTGAGAAGCAGAGGCAGATACTCATTGCAGAGGGTCAAGCCGAGGCCATAAGGAAAGTCTTAGAGGCCTTGAAGCTTGCCGATGAGAAGTACCTAGCTTTACAATACATAGAAAAGCTTCCAGAGCTTGCTAAGTATGGAAACTTGATAGTTCCATATGAAACTGAAGCCTTAATAGGCCTTCTAAGGATACTTCAAAAGCTAAAGGAGGAACCTCCGAAATTACCTCAAAAAGAGTCTGAAAAAGGGAGACAGAAAGAATGAAGGTGTCGAGAACTTAAGAAGCTGATGGGGTGATGCTATGCCGATCTTTCCAATTTTACTTTTAGTCCTTGGCTTGCTGGTCATAATCCTAGATATGATGGTTGCAGCGTTTATAACTCCCATAGGAATAGCGTTCGCCGTCCTTGGCCTGCTGCTAATGTTTGGAGTTAACTTTTACGTGTCGTTTATAATATCGCTGATATCGGCAGTAGTCTCTTATATGCTCTTTGCCCGCTTCATTAAAAAGGAAACCAAGGACTTAGGGAAGGAGAAGTACACTTTTGAGCTTAGGGGCAAGGTGGGTAAGGTCGTTAAGGTGGCAAAGGATCACTACCTTGTCGAGCTTGAGGGTGACACCTGGATCGCATATAGCGACGACAATTTGACGGTTGGAGATGAAGTTGAGGTGGTTGAAGTTGACGGCCTAAAGCTTAAGGTCAGAAAGAGAACTCCTCAGCGGTAAACTCTTCCACCACCCTCTCGAACTCATTTACTGGAGCAAACTTAAATCCGCATTTATCGCACACTAAAATGCCTCTCTCTTCTCTCAGGGGAGAGAAGCAGATAGGACACCTGTATTCTTCCCTATAAAGCTTATCAAAAATTTCATCGACCATTATCAACAATTTTAAGTCTTCCTGCCACTCTTCATAGAGGCTTCCCCAGTATGGTATCGAGATTGGTACTTTGTCCTCTATTATAAGGGGATTTATGCCTAAGCTCCTTACCCCCTTGGGTAGCCTTTGCGCTGGCTCTATTGAAACTACCTCTTGGTCATAAACTTCTATTCCCTCAACCCTGATTGTAACTCCCTTACTTATCCTACCTCTCAAGGGAAACACTTGGAGGAAGATCCTATCTTCCTCTATGTCCCAGCTCGCCGTAATTCCCGTATTGCCTTTAATGTAAAACATTGTGAAGTACCTCTCGTCTTCTTCCTCGGAGGAAAAAGAAAAGCCAAGCTTGCTAAGGGCTCTTCTTATGAAGTTTGGTTTGGGGAACTTGTCGTAGTGTAAGATATACTCACCAATCCACCCTGCAAGGGCCATGGAGTAACCTACATAAACCTGCCTCTGAACTCTCAAGTATGCTATCCCAGGGATGAGCTTCATCACTTGGAGTTCTCACCCAGGTATATACACTTTTCCCTGAATCAGTAGGTAAAGGAAGTAGGTGTATATCCCTAATAGTACTGTAGCGGTTTTCCTTCCGACTTTGTGATTTCTAAATAAGGAAACCGTTAGGACGAGCATTACAATTAACGTTATTGGCATTACAACCCTTGTTATTGATTTATCGACAATTATAGGCCTTATAACTGAGGCTATCCCAATAACCATGAGTATATCAAGGATGTTTGCACCGATTATGTTGCCGACGCTCACGTTGGGTATCTTTTTAAGGGTCGCCGTAAGTGAGTTCGCCAACTCAGGAAGTGATGTCCCTATGGAAACCAAAGTCACACCTATTACGACTTCGGGAATTCCCATAGCCCTTGCAATTTTCACTGCACTATCCACAACTAATTCAGCCCCAGCTATTACCATTCCTCCTGAGAGGAATAGGATAAGTATCTCCTTAGCTACACTACCATTATTTCCCTCTATCTCTTCTAAGGTAACATGCTTCTTGTACAGGTATCCCAGGAAGATGAAGTACAGAATTATTAGGGTCATGCCATCAATCCTAGATATTACCCCATCCGCCATTAGGAGCCAGGCGTAGAGTGAAACGCCTAGCATTATAAGGGAGTTTTCACTGGCAATTTTATCTACTTTAAGAGGCATTATCATTGCTGAAACTGCAAGGATTAAGGCTATGTTTGCTAGGGCACTTCCTACGGCGTTTCCCAGGGCTATTCCACTGTTGCCCTTGTATGAAGATATGGCCGAAACAGTGACTTCCGGTAGCGTGGTAGCTATGCTAGCCAAGACTAAAGCTATTAAAAACTCGCTAACTCCAAATGCTTTAGCTATTCTTGTTGCGGCCTCAACAAATATGTCACTCCCCTTTATGAGAAGGATAAGCCCGGCTACAAATATCACTATCTCGATCATTTTACCTCCCACTTTCGGTTCCATGGTGGAATTTTAAAGATTAATACCTTCCTTGGAAGTTGTAATGAACGAGAAAATGTCTTCTCTAGACTCCCAAGTCTTTCAGTATCTTTTCTATATCTTTTAGTTTATCTTCTTCCTTCTCTTCTTCAACTTCAATGTTTCCAAGGGTGGTTATAAGCTCCTGCACTTGCTTTTCAAGCCTTTTAAGTTCTTCGAATTGTTGTCTTAATTTCTCATAGAACTCTTTCTCTATTGGCGTAACTGGGATTGGGCTCTCTATTTTCTCTGCTATCTTGTCCAATTGACCTGTAAGCTCATATATAGCTCTATGCACCCTTATAAAGCTCTTCTCTGGGCTTAATTCCTTTCCATCTTCGTTCATTGGTAACTTTAACCTCTTTATTCCAACTATGACGGATGTTATAGTGGAGTATACTTCATCTTCCGGAACCGAAATTACTGCAAGCTTTCTTAGTTCCTTAAGTAGCTCTATTAGGGTTTCTTTCAGCTTTTCAAACTCTTCAACACCCTTTCCAGTTAGCACATAGACTTTAGCTAGGTCTCTTAGGGATAAAAGAGCTCTTTTTGCCTGTAATAGACCTTCTTGGATTCTTTCAGGTGGAAGGTCTATAGTTAGGGTGAGGAGATCAAGGAACTCTTTGAGTTCCTGCTCTTTTCTTTCTTCAAGCGTCTGCTCAAACTTCTCGATTTCCTCCTGTAGCTCTTTGAGAACCTCTTCTTTGAGGGAGTCTTTAACTTGTTCTCTCAATATTTCTGGATCTAGCTCCTTCAACTTTTCCATGATCTCATCAAACTTAGAAGGGAGGGGCTCTAAGGCAAGGACTTTTGATCTTAATTCCCTATATTCTTTTTCAAGGGAAGAAATTCTTTCTTGCACACTTTTGAGCTTCCATGATATTAATTCATCGACAGATTTCTCTTCTTTTTTGCTTTCTTCAATTATCTTATCCTTGAACTTTTTTAACTCATCCTGAACCCAGGATTTTATCTTGCTAATTTCGTTTTCCTGCTCATTTATTAAGTCTTTGAGCTCAAAGTACTTAGAAGTGACCTTATTTGCAATACTGTTAACGTAATAAATAAGGAATCCAGAGATGCCAATGAAAAGTATAGCTAAAGCTATGTACCCTAGCATTTTAGTCCTCCAAGCTCTATAGTTGGTGCACTTAAATTAAAATTTTGCTAAATGCTCTCTCCAAGTAACTTGTCTAAGTCAAGCATTATGAGGAGTCTCTCACCGTTGTTTATCTTTGCGATTCCCTTAATGAACCTCATATCAACCTTGGATGCTAGCGTTTTTGGTGGTTGTTCTATCTGATCCTCAGTTAGCGTTAGTACATCAGAAACCGCGTCAACAATTATCCCTACAATTTCCCCGTTAACTTCAGCGATTATTATCTTCTTGTTACTTAGATCCCCTTCGTCGTAGTAGCCTAGGAGCTTCTTGAGATTTATCACAGTTGTTATCTGTCCTCTGAGGTTAATTACTCCCTCAACGAAGTCTGGAGCGTTTGGAACTCTGGTTATGGGCATCATTTCTTTTATTTCTCTGACTTTGGAAATTTCCAAGCAGAACTCTTCGTTCCCTAATCTAAATGCAACAACTTGAATTTCGGTCACTTTCCACCACCCCTTAATACTTCTATCTCCTCAATAGCCTTATCAAGCTCTTCCTTTAGCTTTTCTGCTCTATCTCTTATTGTATCTAAGGATTGTAGGGAGGATTTTATTGTCTCAACAAGCTGAGTTGCAAAGTTCAGGTTATCGGAAACGTCCTTTGATATCGAATCTATTTTCTCAACGAGCATCTGGACTGAATTGGCTTGTTCGTCTATTCCCTCAGACAATTCCTTGACCATGTTTGCGGTTTCGTTGGCTCTTCTAGCTATATCGTCAAAGGCTGCTATTAGCTCTTGAATTGCGTCTTTAACTTCCTGGGTTACCCTTGCGTTTTCTTGGATGGACTCTATGACCCTGTTTATGTTTTCTTGCATTTCCCTTATGAGATCTCTAATCTGCTCTGCTGACTTCTTTGATCTATCTGCAAGTTCTCTTATATTTTCAGCAACTACTGCGAATCCTTTTCCAGCTTCTCCAGCTCTTGCAGCTTCTATTGCTGCGTTCAATGCTAAAAGGTTTGTTTGCCCTGCTATAGACGTTATCACGTAGACTATTTCATCTATTTTCTTTGAATAATCAGCAAGGATGTTGACTGCCTGTCCCATTTCCTCGCTTACCTCACTTATCCTTGCAACCTTTAAGGCTGCATTATCCGATATTTCCTTACCTTTTTCGGCCATTGATGCTGATTCTAGTGCGAACTCTGAAAGTTGTTGAGCTTGAACGTTCATCTCCTCTATTCCTGCAGAAAGTGTTTGGATGTAATCGTTTACCTCCGCAATCTTCATGCTCTCATTCTCAAGCCTTGAGACTAGCTCGTTGGTGGTCTCGAGATCTCCCACTTGGATTGATTCAAGATCTTTCTCAAGATCTTCTGCAGTTCTTTTTGCCTCCATTACATGTTTTTCAATTCTTTCTATTGTCTCTGCAGTTTTTCTTGGGACATATACTGGTTTTCTAACCTTTCGTTTGATCTCTTCAAGAACTCTTATGTCCTCGTCTAGCAATCCGATGGGAGGTTTTGGATCTTTTCCTTCAAGGACTTGTTTCAGATATTCTATAATTTCCCTGGCTAAGTATCCTTCCCTATTCTTTTTCCCCGAGTTGACTAGGAAGATCCCAGTAAGTGGGATAAAAAATAATCTCAACTCTCTCGCCTCCTTGGAAAGTTTTTAATTGAGCATCACTAATATTGGAGCAAGTGTAATTCCAGCAACTACGACTATAATTTGGCCAAAATCTGATAAAAAGTTTTCGTTATGCTACATTCCTAAATCTGTGTAGTTTTCTGCCTTCATTTAGCAGTTAGAAAGACCTACAAGGGTACCTACACAACTACGTGCATAAAAATATTTTTATTAAAGGTCAACGAGTATTGTATAAGGAACGAGAACCTCTTTAAACCCTTGGATATCTCTCAACAACTCGGAGAGGGGCTGGTGATGCAATCTCAGAAAGGATATGAGCTGATTAAAGCTGAAATTTTCAAGCGGTTAGGAGTTAGTATGGATGCTTATAAAGATTCCTACCTCCAAAGAAGGATTAGGGCTAGGATGAGGAAGCTTGGCATTACTGACTATATGGAATACTACCGCTTGCTCAAGACGAATAAAGATGAATTCGAGGAGCTCCTGTTCACTATAGCGATAAACGTCACTGAATTTTTCAGAGATCCGATCGTTTGGAAAACCTTCCAAAATAAGATACTTCCAGAGCTAATAGATTTCAAGAAAAAGCGTGGATCAAGATCAATAAAGATATGGAGTGCTGCCTGCTCGACTGGTCAAGAGCCCTACTCTATTGCCATGACGTTGTATGAGGTCCTGGGTCAGAACCTTAGCGGGTTCAGAGTTTCAATACTTGCAACCGATATAGATAAGGAAGCACTTCAGGCTGCTATGCGGGGGGAGTACCCTGTGGATGCCGTTGAGAAGCAGGTTCCCAAGCACATGATTCCAAAGTACTTCGATAGAGTAAGTGAGGAGAGGTATAGGATAAAACCATTTGTTAAGAGGCTTGTAACTTTCAGATGGCTCAACTTACTCTCATCTCCATACCCTAAGGGTTTCGATGTGATATTCATTCGGAATGTGCTAATTTATATGAACAGGGAGGCTCAGGAGGAGATATTTAAAAAGTTATATGACTCTCTTGAGGATCACGGTTACCTTATCCTTGGCAAAACCGAAACTATCTTGGGAAATGCTGCAAAGTTGTTTAAGCTTTACGATCTCGTTGCTAGGGTGTATAAGAAGAATTTGGAGGTGAAAGGACATGGCTAGGATATTGATAGTTGACGATGCAGCCTTTATGAGAATGCTCCTAAAGAAGATACTGACCCAGGCAGGACATGAAGTTGTGGGAGAAGCAAGCAATGGAAAGGAAGCTGTAGAGAAATACAAGCAGTTAAAGCCTGATCTAGTGACTATGGACATAGTTATGCCTGAAATGGATGGAATAACGGCAGTAAAGGAGATCATGAAGATCGATCCAAACGCGAAGATAATCATGATCACCGCAGTTGGACAGGAAGCTAAGGTCATGGAGGCCCTGAAGAGCGGGGCTAAGGGATATATCGTCAAGCCCTTCCAGGCTCAGAAGGTTATAGAGGAAGTTAACAGGGTGTTATCATCGTAATAACGGTGGTAGTATGCCCCTGCTTAACAAGAAAATCAGGGTGTTAGTCGTAGATGACTCAGCGTTCATGAGAAAGATACTCAAGGACATCATAAACTCCGACCCAGAGCTTGAAGTTTGCTGTGAAGCAAGGGATGGCGTTGAGGCAATTGAGATGGTTCAGAAGCACAGGCCTGACGTAATAACCTTGGACATCGAAATGCCCAGGATGAACGGTCTCGATGCCCTCAGGATAATCATGAAGAAGTACCCCACTCCTGTGATCATGATAAGTGCATTAACCCAGGAAGGTGCTGAGGCAACAATTAAAGCCCTGGAATATGGGGCGATTGATTTCATCCCCAAGCCTTCCTCCTCAATATCCATAAACATGCGTGAAATGAAAGATGAGATCATAGCAAAGATCAAAGAGGCAGCAAAGGTTCCAAGGAGGTTCCTTGAGCTTAAGAGGATAAGATTGCTGAGGGCCCAGAAAGCCAAGAAAGTTAGACCTTCAGTTCCGGCAAGAATAGCTGTTGCGATAGCTGCATCAACAGGGGGTCCTCAGTCCCTCTTAAGGATCTTCCCTAAGTTCCCTGAAGACTTGAAGGCTGGAATACTGGTTGTGCAACACATGCCCCCAGGGTTCACCAGATCTTTCGCGAAGAGGCTTGATAATGTTTCTAAGATTGACGTCAAGGAGGCTGAGGAGGGAGATGTGGTTGAGGAGGGGAAGGCTTACGTAGCTCCTGGAGATTACCACATGGAGGTAACTTTGCGAAATGGAAAGCCCGTAATTACCCTGAACAAGAAGCCCAAGATTCATGGTGTCAGGCCGGCAGCGGATCCGATGATGATTACCGCAGCTCAAGTGTTTGGCAGAAGAACCGTTGGAGTTGTCATGACTGGAATGGGAAGGGATGGGGCTCAAGGAATTGTGGAAATAAAGAAGAGGGGTGGAATAACGATAGCTCAAGATGAGGAGACTTCGATAATCTTTGGAATGCCCAAGGCTGCCATCGAAACCGGGATGGTCGATTACGTGGTTCCCCTAGATAAAATCCCTGAAACAGTGGTTATGGCTGTGAACAAGATACGAGGGGGTGGTGTCATTGGAAGACCTTTCACAGTATCTAGATGAATTCCTGGCAGATGCGAGAGATAGGATTGATAGTCTTAGTAATGCAATCCTCACCTTGGAAAAGATAGTAAAGGAGGGGGGTAGTGAAGAGGAGAAAATGGAGCTAATAAATCAGATATTCAGGGATGCCCATACGCTTAAGGGTACTGCCGCCACTATGGGCTTTATGAAGCTGAGTGAGACAGCTCACAAAATGGAGAACCTTTTTGACGCAATAAGAAATGGTCAGGTTGAGCTAACCCCCGAGTTAGTTGATCTCGTTCTTGAGTTCCTTGATGCAATTGAGGCAATGGTTGACAATATTGAGGAGACAGGTAGCGAGGGAGATGTTGACGTTTCAGATTTGTTTGCGAGAGCTGACGAGTTTATGAGTAGTGGGGTTACCGGTGAGAAAGTAGAAAAGAAGGAAGAGACACAAAAAGAGAGAGAGGAGAAGAGTGTTAAAGAGGTCGAGGAGGAACGTGAGGAAAAGCCCCCTACAGGAGGGAGGATATACCACATCAAGGTTTACTTCCAGAAGGATGCCCCACTCAAGGGAGTGAGAGCATTTCTGATACTCTCTGACCTAGAGGAGAGAGGGGAAGTTCTTTGGACGAACCCTGAAAGGAAGGTCATCGAGGATGGTAATGCAAATCAAGATGTCATAGAATTTAAGGTCTCAACAGAAGTTCCTAAGGAAGAGCTTGAGAAAGTAATAAAGAGACATCCAGAAGTTGAGAAAGTTGAGATATTTGAGGAAGGCGGAGAAGGGGTTGAGCAAGGGGTTGAGAAGGAATACATAATTAGAGTTTACTTCCAACCTGATGCTCCCCTTAAGGGCCCAAGAGGATTCTTGATTCTCCAGGACCTTGAGAAAATAGGAACTATAATTGAAACTAACCCAAGTAGGCAGGATATAGAGAATGGTAACCTTATTGAAAACAAGTACTTCGAAGTGAAACTTAGAACCCAAGAGAGCGTTGAGAGGATAAGGGAAATCTTGAAGAAACATCCTGATGTCGTGAACTTTGATATATCTTCTGAGAAAGAAAAAGTGGAGGAGAAGAAAGAAAAAGAAGAAAAGAAACCTGCAGCAGCTCCTCAACCACCTAAACAACCGAAGAGGCCCCAGAAAATAGAGACTCCTAAGGTTAAGGTCTCGAGGATAATTAAAATTGATGTGAGTCACTTAGATAAGCTGATGAACTTGGTTGGAGAGCTCGTAATCACGAAGGGTAGGCTGGAACAGATAGCTGAAAGGCTTGGGGATAGGGAGCTTCTTGAGACTCTCTCAACACTGTCAAGGCTTCTCACCGAGTTGCAAGATGAGATAATGGAGATGAGACTAACGCCAATAGCAGAAGTCTTCAACAAATTCCCCAGGATGGTCCGTGAGTTAGCAAGAAAGATGGGCAAGGAAGTTGAGTTCATAATGGAAGGTGCCGATATAGAAGTCGATAGGACGATTCTGGAAAAGCTTGGAGATGCTTTAGTTCACCTACTTAGGAATGCCATCGATCACGGAATAGAGCCTCCTGAGGAGAGAGTTGCCAAAGGCAAGCCAAGAACTGGTAAGGTTGAGTTGATAGCGAAAAGAGAAAGGAATCACGTTGTAATAATCGTAAGAGATGATGGTAGGGGTATAGATCCTGAGAAGGTCAAGAAAAAGGCTATAGAAAGGGGCTTGATTTCTCCAGAAGAGGCGGCAAGCTTAAGCGACGAAGAAGCAATCAACTTAATCTTCCTTCCTGGGTTCAGTACAGCTGATAAAGTTACGGACGTCTCCGGAAGAGGAGTCGGAATGGACGTCGTTAAGGAAGTTGTGAAGTCAATGAATGGTACAATTAGCGTTCAAACGGAAGTTGGAAAGGGGACAACGTTCATCCTTAAGTTGCCAATAAGCATGGCGATAATTCAGGCCCTCCTAATTAGGGTACAAAATGAGGTTTATGCAATACCAATCAATAACATCCTTGAGACAATTGAGGTCGATCCCTCAATTCTCAAGACAATTGGGGGTAGGCACGTTATAGTCCTGAGAGGTGAGATAATTCCAGTTGTAATGCTGCATGAACTCTTCGGCCTTCCGATACCTGAAGTTGAGAGATTCCCGGCTATAATAGTTGACTATGGGGCACAAAAGGTTGCAATAGGGGTCGATGAGTTGCTCCACAAGAGGGACATCGTAATCAAGAACTTAGGAAAGTTCCTGTCCAACATTAGG
It encodes:
- a CDS encoding CheR family methyltransferase produces the protein MQSQKGYELIKAEIFKRLGVSMDAYKDSYLQRRIRARMRKLGITDYMEYYRLLKTNKDEFEELLFTIAINVTEFFRDPIVWKTFQNKILPELIDFKKKRGSRSIKIWSAACSTGQEPYSIAMTLYEVLGQNLSGFRVSILATDIDKEALQAAMRGEYPVDAVEKQVPKHMIPKYFDRVSEERYRIKPFVKRLVTFRWLNLLSSPYPKGFDVIFIRNVLIYMNREAQEEIFKKLYDSLEDHGYLILGKTETILGNAAKLFKLYDLVARVYKKNLEVKGHG
- a CDS encoding protein-glutamate methylesterase/protein-glutamine glutaminase, with the protein product MPLLNKKIRVLVVDDSAFMRKILKDIINSDPELEVCCEARDGVEAIEMVQKHRPDVITLDIEMPRMNGLDALRIIMKKYPTPVIMISALTQEGAEATIKALEYGAIDFIPKPSSSISINMREMKDEIIAKIKEAAKVPRRFLELKRIRLLRAQKAKKVRPSVPARIAVAIAASTGGPQSLLRIFPKFPEDLKAGILVVQHMPPGFTRSFAKRLDNVSKIDVKEAEEGDVVEEGKAYVAPGDYHMEVTLRNGKPVITLNKKPKIHGVRPAADPMMITAAQVFGRRTVGVVMTGMGRDGAQGIVEIKKRGGITIAQDEETSIIFGMPKAAIETGMVDYVVPLDKIPETVVMAVNKIRGGGVIGRPFTVSR
- a CDS encoding response regulator translates to MARILIVDDAAFMRMLLKKILTQAGHEVVGEASNGKEAVEKYKQLKPDLVTMDIVMPEMDGITAVKEIMKIDPNAKIIMITAVGQEAKVMEALKSGAKGYIVKPFQAQKVIEEVNRVLSS
- a CDS encoding methyl-accepting chemotaxis protein, which codes for MRLFFIPLTGIFLVNSGKKNREGYLAREIIEYLKQVLEGKDPKPPIGLLDEDIRVLEEIKRKVRKPVYVPRKTAETIERIEKHVMEAKRTAEDLEKDLESIQVGDLETTNELVSRLENESMKIAEVNDYIQTLSAGIEEMNVQAQQLSEFALESASMAEKGKEISDNAALKVARISEVSEEMGQAVNILADYSKKIDEIVYVITSIAGQTNLLALNAAIEAARAGEAGKGFAVVAENIRELADRSKKSAEQIRDLIREMQENINRVIESIQENARVTQEVKDAIQELIAAFDDIARRANETANMVKELSEGIDEQANSVQMLVEKIDSISKDVSDNLNFATQLVETIKSSLQSLDTIRDRAEKLKEELDKAIEEIEVLRGGGK
- a CDS encoding calcium/sodium antiporter, translated to MIEIVIFVAGLILLIKGSDIFVEAATRIAKAFGVSEFLIALVLASIATTLPEVTVSAISSYKGNSGIALGNAVGSALANIALILAVSAMIMPLKVDKIASENSLIMLGVSLYAWLLMADGVISRIDGMTLIILYFIFLGYLYKKHVTLEEIEGNNGSVAKEILILFLSGGMVIAGAELVVDSAVKIARAMGIPEVVIGVTLVSIGTSLPELANSLTATLKKIPNVSVGNIIGANILDILMVIGIASVIRPIIVDKSITRVVMPITLIVMLVLTVSLFRNHKVGRKTATVLLGIYTYFLYLLIQGKVYIPG
- a CDS encoding eL43 family ribosomal protein, producing MKLIPGIAYLRVQRQVYVGYSMALAGWIGEYILHYDKFPKPNFIRRALSKLGFSFSSEEEDERYFTMFYIKGNTGITASWDIEEDRIFLQVFPLRGRISKGVTIRVEGIEVYDQEVVSIEPAQRLPKGVRSLGINPLIIEDKVPISIPYWGSLYEEWQEDLKLLIMVDEIFDKLYREEYRCPICFSPLREERGILVCDKCGFKFAPVNEFERVVEEFTAEEFSF
- a CDS encoding chemotaxis protein CheW produces the protein MEDLSQYLDEFLADARDRIDSLSNAILTLEKIVKEGGSEEEKMELINQIFRDAHTLKGTAATMGFMKLSETAHKMENLFDAIRNGQVELTPELVDLVLEFLDAIEAMVDNIEETGSEGDVDVSDLFARADEFMSSGVTGEKVEKKEETQKEREEKSVKEVEEEREEKPPTGGRIYHIKVYFQKDAPLKGVRAFLILSDLEERGEVLWTNPERKVIEDGNANQDVIEFKVSTEVPKEELEKVIKRHPEVEKVEIFEEGGEGVEQGVEKEYIIRVYFQPDAPLKGPRGFLILQDLEKIGTIIETNPSRQDIENGNLIENKYFEVKLRTQESVERIREILKKHPDVVNFDISSEKEKVEEKKEKEEKKPAAAPQPPKQPKRPQKIETPKVKVSRIIKIDVSHLDKLMNLVGELVITKGRLEQIAERLGDRELLETLSTLSRLLTELQDEIMEMRLTPIAEVFNKFPRMVRELARKMGKEVEFIMEGADIEVDRTILEKLGDALVHLLRNAIDHGIEPPEERVAKGKPRTGKVELIAKRERNHVVIIVRDDGRGIDPEKVKKKAIERGLISPEEAASLSDEEAINLIFLPGFSTADKVTDVSGRGVGMDVVKEVVKSMNGTISVQTEVGKGTTFILKLPISMAIIQALLIRVQNEVYAIPINNILETIEVDPSILKTIGGRHVIVLRGEIIPVVMLHELFGLPIPEVERFPAIIVDYGAQKVAIGVDELLHKRDIVIKNLGKFLSNIRGFAGATILGDGSVVLIIDIGGLLGGGYHG
- a CDS encoding chemotaxis protein CheW; the encoded protein is MTEIQVVAFRLGNEEFCLEISKVREIKEMMPITRVPNAPDFVEGVINLRGQITTVINLKKLLGYYDEGDLSNKKIIIAEVNGEIVGIIVDAVSDVLTLTEDQIEQPPKTLASKVDMRFIKGIAKINNGERLLIMLDLDKLLGESI
- a CDS encoding NfeD family protein, which encodes MPIFPILLLVLGLLVIILDMMVAAFITPIGIAFAVLGLLLMFGVNFYVSFIISLISAVVSYMLFARFIKKETKDLGKEKYTFELRGKVGKVVKVAKDHYLVELEGDTWIAYSDDNLTVGDEVEVVEVDGLKLKVRKRTPQR
- a CDS encoding SPFH domain-containing protein, producing MIGAGGIALIILGIFLLIMLLLSVKVIRPYQKGLVERLGKFNRILDPGIHFIIPFMERVKIVDMREHVIDVPPQEVICKDNVVVTVDAVVYYQILDPVKAVYNVSDFLMAIVKLAQTNLRAIIGEMELDETLSGRDIINARLREELDKITDRWGVKITRVEIQRIDPPKDIQEAMAKQMTAEREKRAMILLAEGKKEAAIREAEGQKQAAILKAEGEKQRQILIAEGQAEAIRKVLEALKLADEKYLALQYIEKLPELAKYGNLIVPYETEALIGLLRILQKLKEEPPKLPQKESEKGRQKE